A DNA window from Arachis hypogaea cultivar Tifrunner chromosome 18, arahy.Tifrunner.gnm2.J5K5, whole genome shotgun sequence contains the following coding sequences:
- the LOC112769444 gene encoding uncharacterized protein, translated as MIHDVQGFREPDRVENAMRDDDSDEEPVDIIRDNDDDTGVNPHTQHGPFKSWHTADGGATIGGSSTEFQIGQSFHNKDEVVLSVKDYSICRGVEYRVLESDHLKYHGKCKEFSKGCSWLIRISLRARKGTWEVMRYNGPHTCLATSISSDHRQLDYHVIYARIYPLVRADAAVTVKVLQQATEADYGFGPSYRKVDESTVYFHRPFWTFPPCIEAFRHCKPLVSIDDTHLYGKYGGTLLLAISQDRNSNILPIAFALVEEENAESWSFFLSNVRSHVTSQEGILVISDRYNGIKAAIKALENGWLPPHAFRAFCIRHVAANFSLSFKGKDARRMLVNAAYAKTEAEFYYWFDIIRNENPALCDWANRMEYDKWTQHEDSGRRFGHMTINIGKCVNSVLKGTRNLPVTSLVKSTYGRLAELFVVCGQTAEAQLGSGYEFCQALEKAIDRNIKDSRCQEVYRMTEVFNVYKQGFFPPIPEGLWPHMLDQQSFLILT; from the exons ATGATTCATGATGTTCAAGGATTCAGGGAACCTGATCGAGTAGAGAATGCAATGCGGGACGATGACTCTGACGAGGAGCCTGTAGATATCATTAGGGACAACGATGATGACACTGGTGTTAATCCACATACACAGCACGGGCCCTTCAAGTCCTGGCACACA GCAGACGGAGGTGCTACAATTGGGGGTTCTTCTACTGAATTTCAGATTGGGCAATCATTCCATAATAAAGATGAAGTTGTTCTGAGTGTGAAGGACTATAGCATCTGTCGAGGTGTTGAGTACAGAGTCTTGGAATCGGATCATCTGAAGTATCATGGAAAATGCAAGGAGTTCAGCAAGGGTTGTAGTTGGTTGATTCGCATATCACTTCGTGCACGAAAGGGCACTTGGGAGGTTATGAGGTACAATGGTCCGCACACTTGCTTGGCcacctctatttccagtgatcaccGACAGCTTGATTACCACGTTATCTATGCGAGGATTTATCCGTTGGTTAGGGCGGATGCTGCCGTTACGGTAAAGGTCCTGCAACAAGCAACAGAAGCCGATTACGGGTTCGGGCCTAGTTATAGGAAG GTCGATGAGTCAACGGTGTACTTTCATCGTCCTTTCTGGACATTTCCACCCTGCATCGAGGCCTTTCGGCATTGCAAGCCCCTGGTGAGTATTGACGATACCCACttgtatggcaagtatggaggCACGTTACTGTTGGCGATATCGCAGGATAGGAACTCGAATATCCTCCCCATAGCCTTCGCCCTTGTGGAGGAAGAAAATGCGGAGTCATGGTCATTCTTCTTGTCCAATGTACGATCGCATGTGACATCGCAGGAGGGTATTCTTGTTATCTCTGACAGGTATAATGGCATCAAGGCTGCAATTAAGGCCCTCGAGAATGGTTGGCTGCCTCCACATGCTTTTCGAGCGTTCTGTATTCGTCATGTGGCAGCGAATTTTAGCCTTAGCTTTAAAGGTAaagatgcaaggaggatgctggtGAATGCTGCCTATGCAAAGACTGAAGCAGAGTTTTATTACTGGTTTGACATCATACGGAATGAGAATCCGGCCTTGTGTGACTGGGCCAACCGGATGGAGTATGACAAGTGGACCCAACATGAGGATAGCGGTAGACGGTTTGGGCACATGACAATTAACATTGGTAAATGTGTGAATTCCGTGTTAAAGGGAACTCGCAACCTTCCGGTCACTTCGTTGGTTAAGTCAACTTACGGGAGGCTTGCTGAGCTATTCGTGGTCTGCGGACAGACGGCGGAGGCACAACTGGGATCTGGGTATGAATTTTGTCAGGCGTTGGAGAAGGCTATTGATCGGAACATAAAAGACTCCAGGTGTCAGGAGGTGTATCGTATGACTGAGGTCTTCAACGTGTACAAGCAAGGGTTTTTTCCGCCTATCCCAGAAGGCCTATGGCCCCATATGCTGGACCAACAGTCATTCCTGATCCTAACATGA